One Rhinolophus sinicus isolate RSC01 linkage group LG06, ASM3656204v1, whole genome shotgun sequence DNA window includes the following coding sequences:
- the MFSD2A gene encoding sodium-dependent lysophosphatidylcholine symporter 1 isoform X1, translated as MAKGEGAESGSAAGLLPTGILQAGERPAQVKKEPKKKQQLSICNKLCYAVGGAPYQVTGCALGFFLQIYLLDVAQVDPFYASIILFLGRAWDAFTDPLVGFCISKSSWTRLGRLMPWIIFSTPLAIIAYFLIWFVPDFPQVQVLWYLLFYCLFETLVTCFHVPYSALTMFISTEQSERDSATAYRMTVEVLGTVLGTAIQGQIVGQADIPCLQDPNGSAVTSEGANRTHSTTSLRETQNAYLLAAGVIASIYIVCAVILVLGVREQREPYESQQAEPISYIRGLRLVMSHGPYVKLIAGFLFTSLAFMLVEGNFALFCTYTLGFRNEFQNFLLAIMLSATFTIPFWQWFLTQFGKKTAVYIGISSAVPFLILMALIERNLIITYVVAVAAGISVAAAFLLPWSMLPDVIDDFHLKHPHSHGTEPIFFSFYVFFTKFASGVSLGISTLSLDFAGYQTRGCSQPAGVRFTLKMLVTMAPIVLILLGLLLFKLYPIDEERRRQNKKALQALREEASSSGCSDTDSTELASIL; from the exons ATGGCCAAAGGAGAGGGCGCCGAGAGCGGCTCCGCAGCGGGGCTGCTGCCCACAGGCATCCTACAAGCTGGTGAACGCCCGGCCCAAGTGAAG aaGGAACCGAAGAAGAAACAACAGTTGTCCATTTGCAATAAGCTTTGCTATGCCGTTGGGGGGGCCCCCTACCAGGTGACAGGCTGTGCCCTGGGGTTCTTCCTGCAGATCTACCTGTTGGATGTGGCACAG GTGGACCCGTTCTATGCCTCAATCATCCTGTTTCTGGGCCGAGCTTGGGATGCCTTCACAGACCCCCTGGTGGGCTTCTGCATTAGCAAATCCTCCTGGACCCGTCTGGGCCGCCTTATGCCCTG GATCATCTTCTCCACGCCCCTGGCCATCATTGCCTACTTCCTCATCTGGTTTGTGCCTGACTTCCCACAGGTCCAGGTCCTGTGGTACCTGCTCTTCTATTGCCTCTTTGAGACACTGGTCACG TGTTTCCACGTTCCCTACTCAGCTCTCACCATGTTCATCAGCACAGAGCAGAGTGAGCGGGATTCGGCCACTGCTTATC GGATGACTGTGGAGGTACTgggcacagtgctgggcacagcgATCCAGGGCCAAATCGTAGGCCAAGCGGATATACCTTGTCTTCAGGACCCCAATGGCTCGGCAGTGACCTCGGAAGGTGCCAATCGCACACACAGCACCACCTCACTCAGAGAAACG CAAAACGCATACCTGCTGGCAGCAGGCGTCATTGCCTCCATCTACATTGTGTGTGCGGTCATCCTGGTGCTAGGTGTGCGGGAGCAGAGAG AACCCTATGAGAGTCAGCAGGCAGAGCCGATATCCTACATTCGGGGCCTCCGGCTGGTCATGAGCCATGGCCCATACGTCAAGCTTATTGCCGGCTTCCTCTTCACCTCTCTGGCTTTCATG CTGGTAGAGGGGAACTTTGCCTTGTTTTGCACCTACACCTTGGGCTTCCGCAATGAATTCCAGAATTTCCTCCTGGCCATCATG CTCTCGGCCACATTCACCATTCCCTTCTGGCAGTGGTTCCTAACCCAGTTTGGCAAGAAGACAGCCGTATACATTGGGATCTCA TCAGCAGTGCCATTTCTCATCTTAATGGCTCTCATTGAGAGGAACCTGATTATCACATACGTGGTAGCTGTGGCAGCGGGCATCAGTGTAGCAGCTGCCTTCTTACTACCCTG GTCCATGCTGCCCGACGTCATTGATGACTTCCACTTGAAGCACCCGCACTCCCACGGAACCGAGcccatcttcttttccttctacGTCTTCTTCACCAAGTTTGCCTCCGGAGTCTCACTCGGCATCTCCACCCTCAGTCTTGA ctttgctgggtaccAGACCCGTGGCTGCTCCCAGCCGGCAGGTGTCAGGTTTACATTGAAGATGCTGGTGACAATGGCTCCCATAGTCCTCATCCTGCTAGGTTTGCTGCTCTTCAAGCTGTACCCCATTGATGAGGAGAGGCGGCGGCAGAACAAAAAggccctgcaggctctgag GGAAGAGGCCAGCAGTTCAGGCTGCTCTGACACAGATTCTACAGAGCTGGCCAGCATCCTCTAG
- the MFSD2A gene encoding sodium-dependent lysophosphatidylcholine symporter 1 isoform X2, with amino-acid sequence MAKGEGAESGSAAGLLPTGILQAGERPAQVKEPKKKQQLSICNKLCYAVGGAPYQVTGCALGFFLQIYLLDVAQVDPFYASIILFLGRAWDAFTDPLVGFCISKSSWTRLGRLMPWIIFSTPLAIIAYFLIWFVPDFPQVQVLWYLLFYCLFETLVTCFHVPYSALTMFISTEQSERDSATAYRMTVEVLGTVLGTAIQGQIVGQADIPCLQDPNGSAVTSEGANRTHSTTSLRETQNAYLLAAGVIASIYIVCAVILVLGVREQREPYESQQAEPISYIRGLRLVMSHGPYVKLIAGFLFTSLAFMLVEGNFALFCTYTLGFRNEFQNFLLAIMLSATFTIPFWQWFLTQFGKKTAVYIGISSAVPFLILMALIERNLIITYVVAVAAGISVAAAFLLPWSMLPDVIDDFHLKHPHSHGTEPIFFSFYVFFTKFASGVSLGISTLSLDFAGYQTRGCSQPAGVRFTLKMLVTMAPIVLILLGLLLFKLYPIDEERRRQNKKALQALREEASSSGCSDTDSTELASIL; translated from the exons ATGGCCAAAGGAGAGGGCGCCGAGAGCGGCTCCGCAGCGGGGCTGCTGCCCACAGGCATCCTACAAGCTGGTGAACGCCCGGCCCAAGTGAAG GAACCGAAGAAGAAACAACAGTTGTCCATTTGCAATAAGCTTTGCTATGCCGTTGGGGGGGCCCCCTACCAGGTGACAGGCTGTGCCCTGGGGTTCTTCCTGCAGATCTACCTGTTGGATGTGGCACAG GTGGACCCGTTCTATGCCTCAATCATCCTGTTTCTGGGCCGAGCTTGGGATGCCTTCACAGACCCCCTGGTGGGCTTCTGCATTAGCAAATCCTCCTGGACCCGTCTGGGCCGCCTTATGCCCTG GATCATCTTCTCCACGCCCCTGGCCATCATTGCCTACTTCCTCATCTGGTTTGTGCCTGACTTCCCACAGGTCCAGGTCCTGTGGTACCTGCTCTTCTATTGCCTCTTTGAGACACTGGTCACG TGTTTCCACGTTCCCTACTCAGCTCTCACCATGTTCATCAGCACAGAGCAGAGTGAGCGGGATTCGGCCACTGCTTATC GGATGACTGTGGAGGTACTgggcacagtgctgggcacagcgATCCAGGGCCAAATCGTAGGCCAAGCGGATATACCTTGTCTTCAGGACCCCAATGGCTCGGCAGTGACCTCGGAAGGTGCCAATCGCACACACAGCACCACCTCACTCAGAGAAACG CAAAACGCATACCTGCTGGCAGCAGGCGTCATTGCCTCCATCTACATTGTGTGTGCGGTCATCCTGGTGCTAGGTGTGCGGGAGCAGAGAG AACCCTATGAGAGTCAGCAGGCAGAGCCGATATCCTACATTCGGGGCCTCCGGCTGGTCATGAGCCATGGCCCATACGTCAAGCTTATTGCCGGCTTCCTCTTCACCTCTCTGGCTTTCATG CTGGTAGAGGGGAACTTTGCCTTGTTTTGCACCTACACCTTGGGCTTCCGCAATGAATTCCAGAATTTCCTCCTGGCCATCATG CTCTCGGCCACATTCACCATTCCCTTCTGGCAGTGGTTCCTAACCCAGTTTGGCAAGAAGACAGCCGTATACATTGGGATCTCA TCAGCAGTGCCATTTCTCATCTTAATGGCTCTCATTGAGAGGAACCTGATTATCACATACGTGGTAGCTGTGGCAGCGGGCATCAGTGTAGCAGCTGCCTTCTTACTACCCTG GTCCATGCTGCCCGACGTCATTGATGACTTCCACTTGAAGCACCCGCACTCCCACGGAACCGAGcccatcttcttttccttctacGTCTTCTTCACCAAGTTTGCCTCCGGAGTCTCACTCGGCATCTCCACCCTCAGTCTTGA ctttgctgggtaccAGACCCGTGGCTGCTCCCAGCCGGCAGGTGTCAGGTTTACATTGAAGATGCTGGTGACAATGGCTCCCATAGTCCTCATCCTGCTAGGTTTGCTGCTCTTCAAGCTGTACCCCATTGATGAGGAGAGGCGGCGGCAGAACAAAAAggccctgcaggctctgag GGAAGAGGCCAGCAGTTCAGGCTGCTCTGACACAGATTCTACAGAGCTGGCCAGCATCCTCTAG